In Synechococcus sp. RS9909, one genomic interval encodes:
- a CDS encoding type II toxin-antitoxin system VapC family toxin, with product MSGLLVVDTDVLIDYLRDQPQAVAFLEGSDQVLAASVITVAELYAGVRDGEERKRLDAFVEAFDVIPLNDKAAVVAGLWRRQYGRSHGTGLADALIAATADGVGGTLVTLNQRHFPMLPDLLIPYRKPSP from the coding sequence ATGTCGGGCTTGTTGGTGGTCGACACGGATGTGCTCATCGACTACTTGCGTGATCAACCGCAGGCGGTGGCCTTCCTGGAGGGTTCTGATCAGGTTCTTGCGGCATCGGTGATCACTGTCGCCGAGCTTTATGCGGGTGTGCGCGATGGTGAGGAGAGGAAGCGTCTCGACGCCTTTGTTGAAGCTTTTGACGTGATTCCGCTGAATGACAAGGCGGCCGTGGTGGCCGGGCTCTGGCGCCGCCAATACGGACGCAGTCATGGCACCGGTCTGGCTGATGCCCTGATTGCCGCAACTGCCGATGGTGTTGGCGGCACGTTGGTGACACTGAACCAGCGTCACTTCCCCATGCTTCCCGATCTGCTGATTCCCTATCGCAAGCCATCGCCCTGA
- a CDS encoding CopG family transcriptional regulator — translation MRRTQIYLSEQEHEGLRVLAQRSGRTQSALIREALDEFLQRQEAGGRLARLREGRGLWSERNDLPDWDALRRELDR, via the coding sequence GTGCGCAGAACGCAGATCTACCTCTCTGAGCAGGAGCACGAGGGCCTTCGGGTTCTGGCTCAGCGCTCGGGGCGTACCCAGAGTGCTCTGATTCGAGAGGCCTTGGATGAGTTTCTTCAGCGACAGGAGGCGGGAGGGCGTCTCGCCCGGCTGCGCGAGGGGCGTGGTTTGTGGTCTGAGCGAAACGACCTGCCGGATTGGGATGCCCTCAGGCGCGAGCTCGACCGTTGA
- a CDS encoding aminotransferase class I/II-fold pyridoxal phosphate-dependent enzyme produces MASTGSTPVPEVHGGNLEATARRLGCRPDQLLDASASLAPFPLPWRARWQGLRAPLQPYPDRGQERLRRCIAAVHGLDPSGVLPGNGAAELFTWAARDAAAAGPSLLPQPGFADYARALRCWDGASEALALPLRWSAATPQPFPLTAAARVASVLWITNPHNPTGQLWSRASLAPLLQRFTLVICDEAFLPLVPGGETQSLIPLVAEHPNLVVIRSLTKLYGIAGLRLGYAVAQPERLQRWAAWRDPWPVNAVASAVGQALLRSPKRHQAWLQRVQRWTAREGAWLQLQLAGLPGISPMPSAANYLLIRGERDGEPLSLQPLREALESRHRILLRDCRSFEGLDESWLRIGVQNRRGNRRILAAMRRELF; encoded by the coding sequence ATGGCATCCACTGGCAGCACTCCTGTGCCTGAAGTTCACGGCGGCAATCTGGAGGCCACGGCACGGCGCCTCGGTTGTCGTCCGGATCAGCTGCTCGATGCCAGCGCCTCCTTGGCGCCCTTCCCCTTGCCCTGGCGAGCACGCTGGCAGGGGCTGCGGGCGCCGTTGCAGCCCTATCCCGATCGCGGTCAGGAGCGTTTGCGGCGTTGCATCGCTGCAGTGCATGGCCTCGATCCGAGCGGGGTGCTTCCCGGCAACGGTGCCGCTGAGCTGTTCACCTGGGCTGCTCGCGATGCGGCCGCCGCCGGGCCTTCGCTGCTGCCCCAGCCTGGCTTTGCTGATTACGCCCGGGCTCTGCGCTGTTGGGATGGGGCATCCGAGGCTTTGGCGTTGCCGCTGCGCTGGAGTGCGGCGACTCCGCAACCGTTCCCGCTCACGGCTGCGGCCCGGGTGGCCTCCGTGCTTTGGATCACCAATCCCCACAACCCCACCGGCCAGCTCTGGAGCCGCGCCTCACTGGCGCCACTGCTGCAGCGCTTCACTCTGGTGATCTGCGATGAGGCGTTTCTGCCCCTGGTGCCCGGTGGCGAGACGCAGTCGCTGATTCCGCTGGTGGCGGAGCACCCCAATCTGGTGGTGATCCGCAGCCTCACCAAGCTCTATGGCATCGCCGGTTTGCGCCTCGGTTATGCCGTGGCCCAACCCGAGCGCCTGCAGCGCTGGGCCGCCTGGCGTGATCCCTGGCCGGTGAATGCGGTGGCGTCAGCCGTGGGCCAGGCCTTGCTGCGCAGCCCCAAGCGCCACCAGGCTTGGTTGCAGCGTGTGCAGCGCTGGACCGCCCGCGAAGGCGCCTGGCTACAGCTGCAGCTCGCGGGGCTGCCGGGGATCAGCCCCATGCCCTCAGCGGCGAACTACCTGTTGATCCGGGGCGAGCGGGATGGTGAGCCGTTGTCGCTCCAGCCCCTGCGCGAGGCGCTGGAAAGCCGCCATCGCATCCTGCTGCGTGATTGCCGCTCCTTTGAAGGGCTGGATGAGAGCTGGCTGCGGATCGGCGTCCAGAACCGGCGCGGTAATCGGCGCATCCTGGCTGCCATGCGGAGGGAGTTGTTCTGA
- a CDS encoding pentapeptide repeat-containing protein: MRSRSLLLAITLFGGSALPSDLSPPAAAHAADTEAVLLVLQQRSCPGCKLQDADLVHADLRDADLSGAQLQRANLGQARLDGADLRGADLSFTSLRSASLRGANLEGARLYGTDLRGSDLSGVRLDQNALEEAHWQGAQGIAGGVQSHASLHNAGVEAAQAGRWQNAEDLFGEAIKQEPTQSLSWIARGIARAQLVKDDLAAADFRYAASLLQQNGNQAWAEQLQAAANNVSQRRHHQDTPPASNGIGSGFLSGMLGTMRMLAPLAIKAFAPMGMGF; this comes from the coding sequence ATGCGCTCCCGTTCCCTGCTGCTGGCGATCACCCTGTTCGGCGGCAGCGCCCTCCCTTCCGATTTATCTCCGCCGGCAGCAGCCCATGCAGCCGATACCGAAGCCGTGCTGCTGGTGCTGCAGCAGCGGAGCTGCCCAGGGTGCAAGCTGCAGGATGCCGATCTGGTGCATGCCGATCTGCGTGATGCGGATCTGAGCGGCGCCCAGTTGCAACGCGCCAACCTTGGCCAGGCCCGCCTCGATGGAGCGGATCTGCGTGGCGCCGATCTCAGCTTCACCAGCCTGCGTAGTGCCTCCCTGCGCGGCGCCAACCTGGAGGGAGCACGGCTCTATGGCACTGATCTGCGGGGGAGCGACCTCAGTGGCGTGCGCCTTGATCAGAACGCTCTGGAGGAAGCGCACTGGCAGGGTGCCCAGGGCATCGCCGGCGGCGTGCAAAGCCACGCCTCCCTGCACAATGCCGGCGTGGAAGCAGCCCAGGCCGGACGGTGGCAGAACGCGGAAGATCTTTTCGGCGAGGCCATCAAACAAGAACCCACACAATCGCTGTCTTGGATTGCCCGGGGCATCGCACGCGCTCAACTCGTCAAAGACGATCTGGCCGCAGCAGATTTTCGCTACGCCGCATCACTACTCCAACAAAACGGCAATCAAGCCTGGGCGGAACAACTCCAGGCGGCAGCCAACAATGTGAGCCAACGTCGCCATCACCAAGACACCCCTCCTGCCTCAAACGGCATCGGCAGTGGCTTCCTGAGTGGAATGCTCGGCACAATGCGCATGCTGGCTCCGCTAGCAATCAAGGCGTTTGCGCCGATGGGCATGGGCTTCTGA